A window from Candidatus Nitrospira neomarina encodes these proteins:
- a CDS encoding cation diffusion facilitator family transporter has translation MASSSKKVIYAALIGNALIAVTKFAASAMTGSSVMLAEGIHSLVDTGNQGLLLYGLHRAKRPADERYPFGYGKEIYFWSFAVAILVFALGAGISLYEGVLHILHPEPITNPMVNYIVLSLSLVFEGAAWYLAFREFTRAKGKWSYLEAVQRGKDPTIFMVLFEDSAAVLGLAVAFVGIWLGQVTGIVYIDGIATCIIGLILAGIAMWLAYETKGLLIGESANKEVVQSIRDMARQLPGVEHVNEVLTMHMGPSFILVNLSVDFRDGVTSEEVERGVAGLDKEIKSKHPLVKRVFVEAEARRVTKIPE, from the coding sequence ATGGCGTCATCCTCTAAAAAAGTTATCTACGCAGCGTTGATCGGCAATGCCTTAATTGCTGTCACGAAATTCGCGGCTTCGGCGATGACCGGCAGTTCGGTGATGCTGGCCGAAGGTATCCATTCACTGGTGGACACCGGCAATCAAGGGCTTCTGCTCTATGGACTTCATCGCGCCAAACGACCGGCTGATGAGCGCTACCCCTTCGGGTATGGCAAAGAAATCTATTTTTGGAGTTTTGCGGTGGCCATTCTGGTCTTCGCCTTGGGCGCGGGAATTTCTCTGTATGAGGGCGTGTTGCACATTCTCCATCCGGAGCCGATTACCAACCCCATGGTAAATTATATCGTCTTGAGTCTCTCCCTCGTCTTTGAGGGTGCCGCCTGGTACCTGGCCTTCCGTGAATTTACCCGTGCCAAAGGAAAGTGGTCGTATTTGGAAGCGGTTCAACGAGGCAAAGATCCGACCATTTTTATGGTTCTCTTTGAAGACTCGGCGGCGGTGCTGGGCTTAGCGGTGGCTTTTGTCGGTATCTGGTTGGGACAGGTCACCGGTATTGTCTACATTGACGGCATTGCGACCTGTATTATCGGATTGATTTTGGCGGGAATCGCCATGTGGCTCGCGTATGAAACCAAGGGATTGTTGATTGGCGAAAGTGCCAATAAGGAAGTGGTCCAGAGTATTCGCGACATGGCCAGACAACTTCCCGGTGTGGAGCATGTGAACGAAGTCTTGACTATGCACATGGGGCCCAGTTTTATTTTGGTGAATCTGAGTGTGGACTTTCGGGATGGCGTGACTTCGGAGGAGGTCGAGCGGGGTGTGGCCGGCCTGGATAAGGAGATCAAGTCAAAGCATCCCCTTGTTAAACGGGTCTTTGTGGAGGCCGAAGCCCGGCGGGTTACCAAGATTCCGGAATAA